The Gemmatimonadaceae bacterium genome includes a window with the following:
- a CDS encoding TetR/AcrR family transcriptional regulator: MSKPATEPTDEAAPVRAPQQDRGHRRVEQILDAAESVFAEVGVDAATTNAIAERAGASMGSLYHFFRDRDAIVLAVARRFAERIRDRNATAMSPDALHAELPELFDRIISTHARFIEETPAFGIVEAVMHRKFGECTVKSQLDEAIIDQVKRFLELRLPRMGAEQRLAATRLSVIAVGEACERVQDLSPAERDSMLRELRDMLVRYFEPLDRAYGTRGG; the protein is encoded by the coding sequence ATGTCGAAACCAGCGACCGAACCCACCGACGAGGCGGCACCGGTACGGGCGCCGCAGCAGGACCGCGGCCACCGCCGGGTGGAGCAGATCCTCGACGCTGCCGAGTCGGTCTTTGCCGAGGTGGGGGTCGACGCTGCCACGACCAACGCGATCGCCGAGCGTGCCGGCGCGTCGATGGGGTCGCTCTATCATTTCTTCCGCGACAGGGACGCCATCGTGCTGGCGGTCGCGCGTCGCTTCGCGGAACGGATTCGCGATCGCAACGCGACCGCCATGTCGCCCGACGCGCTGCACGCCGAGCTCCCCGAGCTCTTTGACCGGATCATCTCCACGCACGCCCGCTTCATCGAGGAGACGCCGGCCTTCGGGATCGTGGAGGCGGTGATGCACCGCAAGTTTGGGGAATGCACGGTCAAGTCGCAGCTGGACGAGGCGATCATCGACCAGGTGAAGCGTTTCCTCGAGTTGCGGCTGCCACGCATGGGGGCCGAGCAGCGGCTGGCGGCCACGCGCCTCTCGGTGATCGCCGTGGGCGAGGCGTGCGAGCGTGTGCAGGACCTCTCGCCCGCCGAGCGTGACAGCATGCTGCGGGAGTTGCGCGACATGCTGGTGCGCTACTTCGAGCCGCTCGACCGTGCGTACGGCACGCGCGGGGGGTAG